The following DNA comes from Thermococcus piezophilus.
CACCCACGGGATTCCCAGCATAGCGATAAGCCTCGAGGTCGACTGGGGAAAGGCCCTCAGTGAGGGCGAGGGGATAGACTTCTCAGTTGCGTCGCACTTCCTGAGGAGAATAGCCAGGGCCGTCCTTGAGAAGGGCCTTCCAGAGGGCGTTGACATGCTCAACGTGAACATCCCGAACGACGCCACTCCAGAGACGGAGATAAAGGTGACGAGGCTCGCGAGGAGGAGGTACCGGCCAACCATTGAGGAGCGCATCGACCCGAGGGGGTATCCTTACTACTGGATAGTCGGCAGAAAGTGCGAGAAGTTCGAGCCCGGGACGGATGCTTATACCCTAAAAGTGGAGAGGAAGGTCAGTGTAACGCCGATAAACATAGACATGACCGCGGGAGTGGATTTTGAGAAAATTGGAGATATTCTTCTCGATGATACATAACTGTATACCGCATAAATGTGTTCTTTATTTCTGTTGAAATTAGAGTAATCTTTAGTTATGGAATAGGTGATCAAAAAACTTTTTAAACTGTTGTGCCCTACAACTTATTGTGGTTTGTTATGCACCGACTGAGTACCTGCATACTAGCGGTTTTTTGCAGTTTTGGTTTTGAGTAGCTTCGCTGGGGCTTTGAGTTTGGTTTCCCCTCGGTCACGATGGTTCCGTGACGCCAGCTGAGGCTATGCTTGTTGCTCAGAGACACCTTCAGTGGACATCCTCAAACATTCCGAACTTTGAGGACTGGAAGAGCGCGAAACCTTTAGTTGATATCTTCCATCACACTATGGGAACCAGTAATGATGGATGGACATATTAGTGTGGCAGACTCGGTAGCGATGCTTGTGATGGAATTGAGGCATTTGCAGGTGAATATCAAAAACTAAAGAATGAGGGAATAGTCTCGTGGTCTCTTGTCCACAGCTACGATGCACAGCCTACTTGTACATTAGGATTATGCTGGCTAGATGCATACATAAATGCAGGTGATGTTATTAGTGAAGTTGACAACAACCGCCCTATTTTACTTCAACTTGATAATGGCAGAAAAGCAACGGATGGTCAGGGGCCTTATGGAGACCATAGTGTTGTTATAGTGGGCTACATAAAAAACAGTAACGGGCAAATTGAGTACGTGGTGATTCATAGCGGATGGGACATGTATGACCATTACTTGGCATGGGGCAACTGGGGCAGTGATACACATCTCGTGAAAGTGCATCCTCAGGGGGTGAATCCTCATGAAATTCATAAAACTCCTTTACCCCCTTTTTTGTATTGGAGTTTGTGGTTCTGCTGATACTCCCCTCAGAATACTACGTTAAAGCAACCTGCGGATCGTTAAATCCGTCCTCCCGCACCTTCGGCTTCGGTCCCTTCTTGGTTTTCTTCTGGCTGTTACGCTACCCTTCACGCTGGCCGTCGCCGTTTCCTGCTGGAAAAACTGGATGAGAAGGTGGTGATTTTTGCATCATCCTGCGCGACGTTGCTTGTTGGGGTTGCACTCATTTATCTTCTGAAAACCTCCCCACTCGCTCTCTCCGTGTCCGTTTCTCCTGCGCTCCTTCTGGGCAAAAGGGGAAAGAGACAGGGGAGGATTGCGTCATTGGTATCTTTCATGAGCATCCTCTCGGTTTACCTTGCGATAAAGATGGCCATTGCTATGAGTATATGAGAGAATGTGAGCTTCATGCTGATCTCAGATTAGATAGTTCCTATGAAAAAATACGCGGTTCCTTTTACTATTATCCCTTTTCTGTTTAGGGATTTTTTCTTTTCCTCTGCTAGGGATGCGACGGTCGGCGGTGAGCCCTGCTTTTCAAGAGTAATGGTGAACGTCAGTGATGTTAAGCCTCCCCTCGTCAGCGGGGCCGAGGTTCCCGCCGAGCTACAAGTTCAGGGAAATAACCCCGGATGGGGTTATAAACGGAAGCCCTCGACACGTGCTCCTCGGGTTTTTTTGGCTTTGAAAACGTGTCGTGGCTCATTGAAAAGCCCGCCTGCTACTTTAAATCCCTAGAAGGCGTTTCCGAGAAATGGACTGGGATTATAGCACCGGCCTGAACGTTGAAGGAGTTGAGATCTCTGGAACCCTCAATATGGCCGTTTACGTGTATCCGTTTGAGGAAACGACAATAATAGCTAAGGTGAATTACGAAGAAACACCTGAGAAGTCAAAGCTAACCGAAGCATTTCGGCTCAAGTATAAGGAACCTCCAAGTGAGATTGTGGATGCCTACATTTCCAAGCTTAAGCACTCAGGCCATACTTCAGTCAGGGAACTTTCTGACGGTCTCTTCAGGAGTTGGATGTTCAGGAAGGGAAAATAATTACCTGCTTGTGCTTAAGGTTAGGGATAAGGGCAACCTGTACCTAATTCTCGCTGTAGGGGATGAGGGCGACATCAAAAAACTCTCTGACTCAATTTCCCTTATGTGAGGTGATGTGGTGGTGAGGCTCAGAGGATCCCCCACATTTTTGTCCTTGCCTTAGCAACGCCGTGGGAGCTTCTATTAGCGTACAACGCATCCCTGCTGGACGACGACTACTACATCAAAGGCAGAATGATTCATCTGAGCAGTGGAGTCATCAAATGCTGGAGGGGGTACTCACAATCATTAACTTCCTCATTCTCGTTCTCCTCCCCGCTCTTGTCTTGCTCGCCCTGTATCTCCTCTTCAAGAAAGCCACCCTAAAGAGATCGGGTCTCGCGATTGGAGTGCCCGTTCTGTTGGTGGTTCTCGTCTCCCTCATAAACCCCGATAGTTCTCTCGTGGTTCTGCCTGTCATTTCCGTCAGCGTTGGTGCCGTGCTCGGAGAAGGAAAAGGAGAGAAGGTGTTGCTCGCTATTAGGGGCTTTTTGCCGGGCTTTGTCGTGCTTGTGATAATACTCGGCGGGCTTGCTGTCAGTTGCTGATTGTTCACCCCTCCCCAAAAATCCTCTCAACGAACCACTTCTCGTCGAAGGGCTTGAGGTCGTTGTAGCCCTGACCGACGCCGACAAAGAGTATCGGCGCCCCTATGGCGTGGCTTATGCTGAGTGCGGCCCCACCACGGGCGTCGGCATCAAGCTTTGTGAGTATGACGCCGTCTATCCTTACCGCCTCATTAAACTGCTTCGCCTGTTCTACCACGGCATTTCCAGCGAGGCTGTCACCGACAAAGATGACCAAATCAGGTTTTGAAACGCGGACGATTTTCTTCATTTCGTCCATCAGGTTCCTGTTAAGCTCGTTTCTTCCGGCAGTGTCTATGAGAACCACATCAATGCCCCTAGCCTTCGCGTGCTGTATTGCGTCATAGGCAACTGCCGCGGGGTCCGCTCCATAGTCATGCTTAATTACTTTGACACCAACCCTTTTGGCGTGCTCCTCAACTTGCTCTATGGCCCCAGCCCTGAAGGTGTCGCTGGCAGCGATGACAACGCTTAAGCCGTTCTTCTTGAGCCAGTGGGCGAGCTTCGCTATGGTGGTTGTCTTTCCAGAGCCGTTGAAGCCGACGAAGGCTATGATGAAGGGCTTCTCCTCCTTGGAGCGGATCATCCCGAGCAGGTCTATCTTTTTGGGAGGGGTGAGAATCTCCAGGACTGACTCTCTGACGGCGTTTTCGATGAGCTCCTTCTTGTTGGTACCTATCTTGACCTTCTGACCAACAAGCCTTTCCTTTATCTTCTCCTTGAGGGCCTCGACGGTCTCAAGGGCAACGTCGGCCTCGAGGAGCTCGAGTTCCAAGTCCCATAGGGCGTTTTCGACGTCTTTTTCCTTTATCTCGGTTTGAGACACCTTCTCGACGAATGAGCCTAACTTCTCCTTCAGCTTCCTGAACATCTTCACCACCGGATGAGCAAGGGGGTCAAGTGTATATAATTATTATGAAAATGCCCTCGGCGATAGCTGGTGTCATCACACCTCAGACCCGAAACCGTTCGTCATCGGGCGTTGATGGTTCAGCGGAGGGTTTATAAATCAGCGCCTCCTGACGTAGGTCCTGCTCTCCACGATTTTTCCATCCTCAAAGCGCATCACGTCTATCCTCTCAAAGCCAACTGTCTCGCGCTTGTAAGCGATTAAATAATCAATGAGTTCCCTAATTGCATAGCGCGTTATGGAGTCCTTCACGTATTTACCTTCGTAGAGCAGGATAAGTTTATCTCTGTTCCTAGCAAGCCAGCGGTGGAGCTTTTCGCGCTCTGCCTTTGAGCGTGAGAGCGGGTTTACTATACGGTAAGCATCGAAGCTTGTCCCCTCGTAGGGCGAGCCGATGTACACCTCCCCATCGATCTGAAATGGTATGTACTCAATGAGTATGGTCTTTCCCCTGCGACTCCATTCAGTGAGGTACATTCTCACAAGTCTCTTAGCATCACCGGTTATTAAAACCACTCCCGAGTCCAGTTCGGCTATTTCCTTCAGCGCAGGCATCACAAAAAACTTTTACCAATCAGTTAAAATTTTTTCCCATGTTTTCGGCATTCTCTTGACCGCAAAGTATATATCCCGCGCGGAGTTATAACTGTGAAAACTCCAGGGGTGTTAGTATGAGGAAGTTGTTAAGTCTGTTTTTAATCGGCCTCCTGGCTATTAGCGTCGTGGCCAGTGGCTGTATTAGCGATAAAGGAGAGACAACCAGTACTCCCCAGTATAAGGGCAAGATAGCCATCGTTTATGACGTCGGTGGCAGGGGTGACCTGAGCTTCAACGACATGGCCTATCTCGGCGCCTCCAAGGCCGCCAAGGACTTCAACCTGGAGCTGGTTGAGGTCCAGAGCGCCAAGGAGACTGACTATCTTCAGAACCTTGAGACCCTTGCCCAGCGGGGCGAGTATGAGATAATTATTGCTGTCGGTTTCATGATGACCGATGCCGTTAAGCAGGTCGCCGCCAAGTACCCCGACCAGAAGTTCGCCATCATCGACGGATTTGACCCAGAGATGCCAGACAACGTCATGATGATACTCTTCAAGGAGAATGAGGGTTCAGCACTTGTCGGCGCCCTTGCAGGAATGGTCGCCGCCAACGATGACAAGGACAAGGTCGGTATCGTCCTCGGCATGGAGATCCCGGTTCTCTACAAGTTCGAGGCTGGATACAGGTTCGGTGTTTCATGGGGCGTTGACTACTACAACCAGAAGATGGGCACCAACAAGAAGGTCGACGTTATCTACCAGTACACCGGAACCTTCACCGACGCGGCCAAGGGTAAGGCTGCCGCCCAGGCCCAGCTCCAGCAGGGCGCTTGGGTCATCTACCAGGTCGCCGGTGGAACCGGTGTTGGTGTCTTTGATGCCGTCGCTGAGGCTCTGAAGGCCCAGGGTAAGGACATGGGACCGCCGTTCGCTATCGGTGTTGACTCAGCCCAAGACTGGATCAAGCCGGGCATCATCATCGCAAGCATGATGAAGAGAGTTGACGTCGGTGTCTACACCGCAGTTAAAGCGGCCGTCGAGGGCACCTTCAAGGGCGGTGTCGTCGAGCTCGGTCTCAAGGAGGGCGGTGTTGGAATAAGCACCATCGAGGACGTTAAGGAGATGTTCAACTCCCTCCCGGAGGACACCAAGAAGCAGAAACTCCAGGAGCTTGGATTCGACAGCGAGGATCAGCTCTTCGCCAAGCTCGAGGAGACCAGGAAGC
Coding sequences within:
- a CDS encoding BMP family lipoprotein, producing the protein MRKLLSLFLIGLLAISVVASGCISDKGETTSTPQYKGKIAIVYDVGGRGDLSFNDMAYLGASKAAKDFNLELVEVQSAKETDYLQNLETLAQRGEYEIIIAVGFMMTDAVKQVAAKYPDQKFAIIDGFDPEMPDNVMMILFKENEGSALVGALAGMVAANDDKDKVGIVLGMEIPVLYKFEAGYRFGVSWGVDYYNQKMGTNKKVDVIYQYTGTFTDAAKGKAAAQAQLQQGAWVIYQVAGGTGVGVFDAVAEALKAQGKDMGPPFAIGVDSAQDWIKPGIIIASMMKRVDVGVYTAVKAAVEGTFKGGVVELGLKEGGVGISTIEDVKEMFNSLPEDTKKQKLQELGFDSEDQLFAKLEETRKQVPDWVWQAIDELKQKIINGEIQVPAPMDKDGIEKIRNANDWTEMMG
- the ftsY gene encoding signal recognition particle-docking protein FtsY, which codes for MFRKLKEKLGSFVEKVSQTEIKEKDVENALWDLELELLEADVALETVEALKEKIKERLVGQKVKIGTNKKELIENAVRESVLEILTPPKKIDLLGMIRSKEEKPFIIAFVGFNGSGKTTTIAKLAHWLKKNGLSVVIAASDTFRAGAIEQVEEHAKRVGVKVIKHDYGADPAAVAYDAIQHAKARGIDVVLIDTAGRNELNRNLMDEMKKIVRVSKPDLVIFVGDSLAGNAVVEQAKQFNEAVRIDGVILTKLDADARGGAALSISHAIGAPILFVGVGQGYNDLKPFDEKWFVERIFGEG
- the surE gene encoding 5'/3'-nucleotidase SurE, with the translated sequence MPRILITNDDGIYSKGLLAAVEAVRDIGEVYVVAPLFQRSASGRAMTLHRPLRARLVDVPGAEIAYGLDGMPVDCVVFALARFTHFDLAISGINLGENLSTEITVSGTASAAIETSTHGIPSIAISLEVDWGKALSEGEGIDFSVASHFLRRIARAVLEKGLPEGVDMLNVNIPNDATPETEIKVTRLARRRYRPTIEERIDPRGYPYYWIVGRKCEKFEPGTDAYTLKVERKVSVTPINIDMTAGVDFEKIGDILLDDT